In one window of Skermanella rosea DNA:
- the nuoN gene encoding NADH-quinone oxidoreductase subunit NuoN, with product MTEFPDLMPALPEIFMAVSAMALLMLGVFRGDGSTRLISYLTVGVLLVAAVMVLSGPGTREITFSNLFIMDSFGGFMKVLVLIGSALSVLVSINYIEREQMKRIEFPVLMLLATVGMLMMVSANDLISLYVGLELQSLALYVIAAFRRDFAKSSEAGLKYFVLGALSSGMLLYGASLVYGFAGTTNFTTLAQLFATHAQQTGHASIGLIVGLTFVAAGLAFKISAVPFHMWTPDVYEGAPTPVTAFFAVAPKVAAIALFVRLLIEPFGAMVDQWRQIIYFTALASMVLGSFAAIGQTNIKRLMAYSSIGHIGFALVGLAAGTELGVRGVMFYMAIYIFMNIGTFGVILCMRQNGRMVEEITDLAGLSKTHPMLALAMLIFMFSMAGIPPAAGFFAKLFVFQAAIQAHLYSLAVLGVLASVVGAFYYLRIIKVMYFDEPVEPLDRNISSEMTLVIAGTSLFTLLFFFFPAPLLDGAAAAAASLFAG from the coding sequence ATGACCGAATTTCCCGATCTGATGCCGGCCCTGCCGGAGATCTTCATGGCCGTATCGGCCATGGCCCTGCTGATGCTGGGCGTCTTCCGGGGCGACGGCAGCACGCGGCTGATCTCCTACCTGACGGTCGGCGTCCTGCTGGTCGCCGCGGTGATGGTGCTGTCCGGCCCGGGTACCCGCGAGATCACCTTCAGCAACCTCTTCATCATGGACAGCTTCGGCGGTTTCATGAAGGTGCTGGTGCTGATCGGCTCCGCCCTGTCCGTGCTCGTCTCGATCAACTATATCGAGCGCGAGCAGATGAAGCGGATCGAGTTCCCGGTGCTGATGCTGCTCGCCACGGTCGGCATGCTGATGATGGTGTCGGCCAACGACCTCATCTCTCTCTATGTCGGCCTGGAGCTGCAGAGCCTGGCGCTCTACGTCATCGCCGCCTTCCGGCGCGACTTCGCCAAGTCGAGCGAGGCGGGCCTGAAGTACTTCGTGCTCGGCGCCCTGTCCTCGGGCATGCTGCTGTACGGCGCCTCCCTGGTCTACGGCTTCGCCGGCACGACCAACTTCACCACCCTGGCCCAGCTCTTCGCGACCCATGCCCAGCAGACCGGGCATGCCTCGATCGGCCTGATCGTCGGGCTGACCTTCGTGGCCGCCGGCCTGGCCTTCAAGATCTCCGCGGTGCCGTTCCACATGTGGACGCCGGACGTGTATGAAGGTGCGCCGACGCCGGTGACCGCCTTCTTCGCCGTCGCTCCCAAGGTCGCCGCCATCGCCCTGTTCGTCCGTTTGCTGATCGAGCCGTTCGGCGCGATGGTCGACCAGTGGCGCCAGATCATCTACTTCACCGCGCTGGCCTCCATGGTGCTGGGATCGTTCGCCGCGATCGGCCAGACCAACATCAAGCGCCTGATGGCCTACAGCTCGATCGGCCACATCGGGTTCGCCCTGGTCGGGCTCGCCGCCGGGACCGAGCTCGGCGTCCGCGGCGTGATGTTCTACATGGCGATCTACATCTTCATGAACATCGGCACCTTCGGCGTCATCCTGTGCATGCGCCAGAACGGCCGGATGGTCGAGGAGATCACCGATCTGGCGGGCCTGTCTAAGACCCACCCGATGCTCGCCCTGGCCATGCTGATCTTCATGTTCTCCATGGCCGGCATCCCGCCGGCGGCGGGTTTCTTCGCCAAGCTGTTCGTCTTCCAGGCGGCCATCCAGGCGCACCTCTATTCCCTGGCGGTGCTCGGCGTGCTGGCGAGTGTGGTGGGCGCCTTCTATTACCTGCGAATCATCAAGGTCATGTATTTCGACGAGCCGGTTGAGCCGCTCGACCGGAATATCAGCAGCGAGATGACCCTGGTGATCGCCGGCACGAGCCTGTTCACGCTGCTCTTCTTCTTCTTCCCGGCCCCCCTGCTCGACGGCGCAGCCGCGGCCGCGGCCTCGCTCTTCGCTGGATGA
- the nuoI gene encoding NADH-quinone oxidoreductase subunit NuoI, translated as MAFLDRTARGFFLTELLSGLGLTFSYMFRPRVTLNYPFEKGPISPRFRGEHALRRYPNGEERCIACKLCEAVCPALAITIEAEPRDDGSRRTTRYDIDMTKCIYCGLCQEACPVDAIVEGPNFEFSTETREELFYNKERLLQNGDRWEAQLAANVAVDAPYR; from the coding sequence ATGGCATTCCTGGATCGCACTGCGCGGGGCTTCTTCCTGACGGAATTGCTGTCCGGACTGGGCCTGACTTTCAGCTATATGTTCCGGCCGCGGGTGACCCTGAACTATCCCTTCGAGAAGGGGCCGATCAGCCCGCGGTTCCGGGGCGAGCACGCGTTGCGCCGTTATCCCAACGGGGAAGAGCGCTGCATCGCCTGCAAGCTGTGCGAAGCCGTCTGCCCGGCCCTGGCCATCACGATCGAGGCCGAGCCGCGTGACGACGGCAGCCGTCGTACGACCCGCTACGACATCGACATGACGAAATGCATCTATTGCGGCCTGTGCCAGGAGGCCTGCCCGGTGGACGCCATCGTCGAGGGACCGAATTTCGAGTTTTCCACGGAGACTCGTGAAGAGCTTTTCTACAATAAGGAAAGACTGCTCCAGAACGGCGATCGCTGGGAGGCCCAGCTCGCCGCGAACGTTGCGGTCGACGCTCCCTATCGCTAA
- a CDS encoding NADH-quinone oxidoreductase subunit J gives MIVQSLAFYFFAAILVASAVMVIAARNPVHSVLFLILAFFNAAGLFVLIGAEFVAMILVIVYVGAVAVLFLFVVMMLDINFRELRSGALQYLPIGITVGLILLVELALVLGTWVIVPDLAAVSAAPIPAPDQITNTHALGLLIYTHYVYLFQAAGLILLIAMIGAIVLTLRQREGVRRQNISTQVSRRREEVVAIRKVPTRGGV, from the coding sequence ATGATCGTGCAGAGCCTGGCTTTCTATTTCTTCGCCGCGATCCTGGTGGCATCGGCCGTCATGGTCATCGCGGCCCGCAACCCGGTGCACTCGGTGCTCTTCCTGATCCTCGCCTTCTTCAACGCCGCGGGGCTGTTCGTGCTGATCGGCGCGGAGTTCGTGGCGATGATCCTGGTGATCGTCTATGTCGGCGCCGTCGCAGTGCTCTTCCTGTTCGTGGTCATGATGCTGGACATCAATTTCCGCGAGCTGCGGTCGGGGGCGCTCCAGTATCTGCCGATCGGCATCACCGTGGGCCTCATCCTGCTGGTCGAGCTGGCGCTGGTGCTGGGGACCTGGGTGATCGTGCCGGACCTCGCGGCCGTCTCCGCGGCGCCGATCCCGGCTCCCGACCAGATCACCAACACCCACGCCCTGGGCCTGCTGATCTACACCCATTACGTCTATCTGTTCCAGGCGGCCGGCCTGATCCTGCTGATCGCGATGATCGGCGCCATCGTGCTGACGCTGCGGCAGCGCGAAGGCGTGCGCCGTCAGAACATCAGCACCCAGGTGAGCCGCCGTCGCGAAGAAGTGGTCGCGATCCGCAAGGTCCCGACCCGGGGAGGTGTCTGA
- the nuoH gene encoding NADH-quinone oxidoreductase subunit NuoH: protein MAELWTGYAWPTIIIVLQIVAIIIPLLLGVAYLTYAERKVLAAMQLRQGPNLVGPFGLFQPLADGLKLFGKETVIPAGANRVVFVFAPMLTFLLSLIAWAVIPFDTGMVLANINVGVLYLFAISSLGVYGIIMAGWASNSKYAFLGGLRSAAQMVSYEVSIGFVIITVLLCVGSLNLTDVVMAQKTVWFAIPLLPMFVVFFISALAETNRAPFDLPEGESELVGGYNVEYSAMTFALFFLGEYANMILMSAMTSILFLGGWLPPLDIPPFNWIPGPIWFALKIAFVLFVFLWVRATVPRYRYDQLMRLGWKVFLPFSLFWVILTAGVLVAFDWLP, encoded by the coding sequence ATGGCTGAACTTTGGACCGGCTATGCCTGGCCGACGATCATCATCGTCCTCCAGATCGTCGCCATCATCATCCCGCTGCTGCTCGGCGTCGCCTACCTGACCTATGCCGAGCGCAAGGTCCTGGCGGCCATGCAGCTGCGCCAGGGGCCCAACCTGGTCGGTCCTTTCGGTCTGTTCCAGCCGCTCGCGGACGGGCTCAAGCTGTTCGGCAAGGAGACGGTCATCCCGGCGGGTGCCAACCGCGTGGTGTTCGTCTTCGCGCCGATGCTGACCTTCCTGCTCAGCCTGATCGCCTGGGCGGTGATCCCGTTCGACACCGGGATGGTGCTGGCGAACATCAATGTCGGCGTGCTGTACCTGTTCGCGATCTCGTCGCTGGGCGTCTACGGCATCATCATGGCCGGATGGGCGTCGAACTCGAAATACGCCTTCCTGGGCGGCCTCCGCTCGGCCGCCCAGATGGTGTCCTACGAGGTGTCGATCGGCTTCGTGATCATCACCGTGCTGCTGTGCGTCGGCTCGTTGAACCTGACCGACGTGGTCATGGCGCAGAAGACGGTATGGTTCGCGATCCCGCTGCTGCCCATGTTCGTCGTGTTCTTCATTTCGGCCCTGGCCGAGACGAACCGTGCGCCGTTCGACCTGCCGGAAGGCGAGTCGGAACTTGTCGGCGGTTACAACGTCGAATATTCGGCGATGACCTTCGCCCTGTTCTTCCTGGGCGAGTACGCGAACATGATCCTCATGAGCGCGATGACGTCGATCCTGTTCCTAGGCGGCTGGCTTCCTCCGCTGGACATCCCGCCGTTCAACTGGATCCCGGGACCCATCTGGTTTGCGCTCAAGATCGCGTTCGTCCTGTTCGTCTTCCTCTGGGTCCGCGCCACCGTGCCGCGCTACCGCTACGACCAGCTGATGCGGCTGGGCTGGAAGGTGTTTCTGCCCTTCTCGCTGTTCTGGGTGATCCTGACCGCAGGCGTGCTCGTCGCCTTCGACTGGTTGCCCTAA
- the nuoL gene encoding NADH-quinone oxidoreductase subunit L, with amino-acid sequence MEVAAIFLPLLAAFIAGFFGRFIGDRGSQIVTSGAVCVSALISIWLFVDVALNGNARTVELMTWIDSGTFEVSWALKFDTLTAVMLIVVNVVSSMVHVYSIGYMSHDHHKPRFMAYLSLFTFFMLMLVTADNFVQMYFGWEGVGLASYLLINFWYEKPSANAASMKAFIVNRVGDFGFALGIMAIFFLFGSVHFDTVFAAAPQMAGHSINFLGFDLDALTVACLLLFMGAMGKSAQLGLHTWLPDAMEGPTPVSALIHAATMVTAGVFMVARLSPIFEYAPIALNVIAVVGASTAFVAATIGLTQFDIKRVIAYSTMSQLGYMFFALGVSAYSAAMFHLMTHAFFKALLFLGAGSVIHAMSDEQDMRKMGGIWRLIPVTYAMMWIGSLALAGIPFFAGYYSKDIILEAAYAAHSGVGTYAFWLGIAAALMTAFYSWRLIIMTFHGKPQANDRVMAHVHESPLIMTIPLGVLAIGALFSGVVAYGWFVGENRAEFWGKAIFVLHEHDTVEAAHHVPGWVPLAPFVVGLIGIGLAYLFYMFMPHLPSLVASKLGAVYRFVYRKWMFDELYDRLFVQPAKFLGYGLWKSGDGAIIDGVGPDGVAAATRDVALRAARLQSGYVYHYAFAMVIGVVLLVGWFYFFG; translated from the coding sequence ATGGAAGTAGCAGCAATTTTCCTGCCGCTCCTGGCGGCTTTCATCGCGGGATTCTTCGGGCGCTTCATCGGCGACCGCGGGTCCCAGATCGTCACGTCGGGCGCCGTCTGCGTCTCGGCCCTCATCTCCATCTGGCTTTTCGTCGACGTCGCGCTGAACGGCAATGCCCGCACCGTCGAGCTGATGACCTGGATCGACAGCGGCACCTTCGAGGTGTCGTGGGCGCTCAAGTTCGACACGCTGACCGCGGTCATGCTGATCGTCGTGAACGTCGTGTCGTCGATGGTCCATGTCTACTCGATCGGGTACATGAGCCACGACCACCACAAGCCGCGCTTCATGGCCTATCTCAGCCTGTTCACCTTCTTCATGCTGATGCTGGTGACGGCGGACAACTTCGTCCAGATGTATTTCGGCTGGGAAGGCGTGGGGCTGGCGTCGTACCTGCTGATCAACTTCTGGTATGAGAAGCCGAGCGCCAACGCGGCGTCCATGAAGGCGTTCATCGTGAACCGGGTCGGCGACTTCGGCTTCGCCCTCGGCATCATGGCGATCTTCTTCCTGTTCGGCTCGGTCCATTTCGACACCGTGTTCGCCGCGGCGCCGCAGATGGCCGGCCACTCCATCAATTTCCTGGGCTTCGACCTCGACGCGCTGACCGTCGCCTGCCTGCTGCTCTTCATGGGCGCCATGGGCAAGTCGGCGCAGCTCGGCCTGCACACCTGGCTGCCGGACGCGATGGAGGGGCCGACGCCGGTGTCGGCGCTGATCCACGCCGCGACGATGGTCACCGCCGGCGTCTTCATGGTCGCCCGCCTGTCGCCGATCTTCGAATACGCCCCGATCGCCCTCAACGTCATCGCCGTCGTCGGTGCCTCGACCGCCTTCGTCGCCGCGACGATCGGCCTGACCCAGTTCGACATCAAGCGGGTCATCGCCTATTCGACCATGAGCCAGCTCGGCTACATGTTCTTCGCGCTCGGCGTCTCCGCCTACAGCGCGGCGATGTTCCACCTGATGACGCACGCCTTCTTCAAGGCCCTGCTGTTCCTCGGTGCCGGGTCGGTGATCCATGCCATGTCGGACGAGCAGGACATGCGCAAGATGGGCGGCATCTGGCGCCTGATCCCGGTGACCTACGCGATGATGTGGATCGGCAGCCTGGCGCTTGCCGGCATCCCGTTCTTCGCCGGCTACTACTCCAAGGACATCATCCTGGAGGCAGCCTACGCCGCCCATTCCGGCGTCGGCACCTATGCCTTCTGGCTCGGCATCGCCGCGGCGCTCATGACGGCATTCTATTCCTGGCGCCTGATCATCATGACCTTCCACGGCAAGCCGCAGGCCAACGACCGGGTCATGGCCCATGTCCACGAAAGCCCGCTGATCATGACGATCCCCCTGGGGGTCCTGGCGATCGGCGCACTGTTCTCCGGCGTCGTGGCCTATGGCTGGTTCGTCGGCGAGAACCGGGCGGAGTTCTGGGGCAAGGCGATCTTCGTCCTGCACGAGCACGACACGGTCGAGGCCGCGCACCACGTGCCGGGCTGGGTTCCGCTGGCACCGTTCGTGGTCGGCCTGATCGGCATCGGGCTGGCGTACCTGTTCTACATGTTCATGCCGCACCTGCCTTCCCTGGTGGCCTCGAAGCTGGGCGCGGTCTATCGGTTCGTCTATCGCAAGTGGATGTTCGACGAGCTTTACGACAGGCTGTTCGTCCAGCCGGCCAAGTTCCTGGGCTACGGCCTCTGGAAGTCCGGTGATGGCGCCATCATCGACGGCGTCGGCCCCGACGGCGTCGCCGCCGCCACCCGCGACGTCGCACTCCGCGCCGCCCGCCTGCAGTCCGGCTATGTCTATCACTACGCGTTCGCGATGGTGATCGGCGTGGTGCTGCTGGTCGGCTGGTTCTACTTCTTCGGTTGA
- the nuoK gene encoding NADH-quinone oxidoreductase subunit NuoK has protein sequence MEIGLAHYLTVASIVFTLGVFGIFLNRKNVIIILMSVELILLAVNINLVSFSVFLNDLVGQVFAMFILTVAAAEAAIGLAILVVYFRNRGTIAVDDINMMKG, from the coding sequence ATGGAAATCGGTCTCGCCCACTACCTCACCGTCGCGTCGATCGTTTTCACGCTGGGCGTTTTCGGGATCTTCCTGAACCGCAAGAACGTGATCATCATCCTGATGTCGGTCGAGCTGATCCTTCTGGCCGTCAACATCAATCTGGTGTCGTTCTCGGTCTTCCTCAATGACCTGGTCGGTCAGGTCTTCGCGATGTTCATCCTGACCGTCGCGGCGGCCGAAGCCGCGATCGGCCTCGCCATCCTGGTCGTCTACTTCCGCAACCGCGGCACCATCGCCGTGGACGACATCAACATGATGAAGGGCTGA
- a CDS encoding biotin--[acetyl-CoA-carboxylase] ligase: MSGPVPANRVLPGLPSAYNLKAYDSLGSTNDEAKRLARDEGAVHGTLVWALRQTEGRGRRGRPWVSPEGNLYVSLILRPGCRPASAAQLSFVTAGALADALQPLLPEAVCQCKWPNDLLLDDRKAAGILLESETDEAGNIDWLVVGVGINVQHYPPASEFPATSLRNECSRLDEPGPVLVRFAQAFSTWYDAWKADGFAPVREGWLQLARGIGGPITVRLSDRTLTGVFADLDADGALLLDLDGGERRRITAGDVFFPGLSSPGSGGGT, from the coding sequence ATGAGCGGGCCGGTTCCAGCGAACCGGGTGCTGCCCGGGCTGCCGTCGGCCTACAATCTGAAGGCATACGACAGCCTGGGGAGCACCAACGACGAGGCCAAGCGCCTCGCCCGCGACGAGGGTGCCGTCCACGGCACCCTCGTGTGGGCTCTTCGGCAGACCGAGGGCCGGGGACGCCGGGGCAGGCCGTGGGTCTCGCCGGAGGGCAACCTGTATGTCAGCCTGATCCTCCGTCCGGGCTGCCGGCCGGCCTCCGCGGCCCAGCTGTCGTTCGTGACGGCCGGGGCGCTGGCCGATGCGCTCCAGCCGCTGCTCCCCGAAGCCGTCTGCCAGTGCAAATGGCCGAACGACCTTCTTCTGGACGACCGGAAGGCTGCGGGCATCCTGCTAGAATCCGAAACGGACGAGGCCGGGAACATCGACTGGCTGGTCGTGGGCGTCGGCATCAATGTCCAGCATTACCCGCCTGCTTCCGAGTTTCCCGCGACCTCCCTGCGCAACGAGTGCAGCCGGCTCGACGAGCCCGGGCCGGTCCTGGTGCGTTTCGCCCAGGCCTTCTCCACCTGGTACGACGCGTGGAAGGCCGACGGCTTCGCGCCGGTCCGGGAGGGCTGGCTTCAGCTCGCCCGCGGGATCGGGGGTCCGATCACCGTCAGGCTGTCCGACCGGACGCTGACCGGCGTGTTCGCGGATCTGGATGCGGACGGCGCCTTGCTGCTCGACCTGGACGGCGGGGAGCGCCGCCGGATCACGGCCGGGGATGTGTTTTTCCCGGGGCTTTCTTCGCCCGGATCAGGCGGAGGGACCTGA
- the nuoG gene encoding NADH-quinone oxidoreductase subunit NuoG — MPKLTIDGIEVEVEPGTSVLQACEQIGIEIPRFCYHERLSVPANCRMCLVEMEKAPKPVASCAMPCGEGMVIKTNTELVHKARKGVMEFLLINHPLDCPICDQGGECDLQDQAMGYGFDRSRFQENKRAVKDKYLGPLIKTIMTRCIHCTRCIRFADEIAGVPELGATGRGEHMEVGTYIEQAISSELSGNLIDVCPVGALTSKPYAFTTRPWELRKTETIDVMDAVGSNTRVDTRGPEVMRLTPRLNEDVNEEWLADKSRFHYDGLKRQRLDRPYVRRDGKLQPATWAEAFAAIAERVKGVPGERIAALAGDLCDAESMMALKDLVEGLGSANLDCRQDGAAFDTSARAGYLFNTTIAGIEKADAILLVGTFPRWEAPMVNARIRKRYLMGGLKVGVVGEQRDLTYPYAYLGAGPQTLQEIAEGRHEFCDVLKNAKRPMLILGTGPLRRADGPAIQALARQAAEANNMIQDGWNGFNVLHTAAARVGGLEMGFLPGQGGKGTADILEAATAGQIDVVYLLGADEIDTAKLGNSFVIYQGHHGDRGAHRADVILPGAAYTEKNGLYVNTEGRVQMARMAVFPLGEAREDWKILRALGEQLGVRLPYDSLAQVRKRLAETSPTFRNIEGLTVAEWGPFGRPGPVDAAPFRCPIENYYMTDPISRASATMAKCTETFVLAGNERTGTHG, encoded by the coding sequence ATGCCCAAACTAACGATTGACGGGATCGAGGTCGAGGTCGAGCCGGGTACTTCCGTGCTGCAGGCCTGCGAGCAGATCGGCATCGAAATCCCGCGCTTCTGCTACCATGAGCGGCTGTCGGTACCGGCGAACTGCCGCATGTGCCTGGTCGAGATGGAAAAGGCCCCCAAGCCGGTCGCGTCCTGCGCCATGCCGTGCGGCGAGGGGATGGTCATCAAGACCAACACCGAGCTCGTGCACAAGGCGCGCAAGGGCGTGATGGAGTTCCTGCTGATCAACCATCCGCTGGACTGCCCGATCTGCGACCAGGGCGGCGAGTGCGATCTGCAGGACCAGGCGATGGGCTACGGGTTCGACCGTTCGCGGTTCCAGGAGAACAAGCGGGCGGTCAAGGACAAGTACCTGGGGCCGCTGATCAAGACGATCATGACGCGGTGCATCCACTGTACCCGCTGCATCCGCTTCGCGGACGAGATCGCCGGCGTGCCCGAGCTGGGCGCCACCGGCCGCGGCGAGCACATGGAGGTCGGGACCTACATCGAGCAGGCCATTTCGTCCGAGCTGTCCGGCAACCTGATCGACGTGTGCCCGGTCGGCGCGCTGACCTCCAAGCCCTATGCCTTCACCACCCGCCCCTGGGAACTGCGCAAGACCGAAACCATCGACGTGATGGATGCGGTCGGCAGCAACACCCGGGTCGATACCCGCGGTCCCGAGGTGATGCGGCTGACCCCGCGGCTGAACGAGGACGTCAACGAGGAGTGGCTGGCCGACAAGAGCCGCTTCCACTACGACGGCCTGAAGCGGCAGCGCCTGGACCGGCCCTATGTCCGCCGTGACGGCAAGCTGCAGCCTGCCACCTGGGCCGAGGCCTTCGCCGCCATCGCCGAGCGCGTGAAGGGCGTTCCGGGCGAGCGGATCGCCGCCCTGGCCGGCGACCTGTGCGACGCCGAGTCCATGATGGCCCTGAAGGACCTTGTCGAGGGGCTCGGATCGGCAAACCTCGACTGCCGCCAGGACGGCGCCGCGTTCGACACCTCGGCGCGCGCGGGCTACCTGTTCAACACCACGATCGCCGGCATCGAGAAGGCCGACGCGATCCTGCTGGTCGGCACCTTCCCGCGCTGGGAAGCGCCGATGGTCAACGCGCGGATCCGCAAGCGCTACCTGATGGGCGGCCTGAAGGTGGGCGTGGTCGGCGAGCAGCGCGACCTGACCTATCCCTACGCCTACCTGGGCGCCGGTCCGCAGACCCTCCAGGAGATCGCCGAGGGTCGGCACGAGTTCTGCGACGTGCTGAAGAACGCCAAGCGGCCGATGCTGATCCTCGGCACCGGACCGCTGCGGCGGGCCGACGGTCCGGCGATCCAGGCGCTTGCCCGGCAGGCGGCCGAGGCCAACAACATGATCCAGGACGGCTGGAACGGCTTCAACGTGCTGCATACCGCGGCGGCACGTGTCGGCGGCCTGGAGATGGGCTTCCTTCCGGGGCAGGGCGGCAAGGGCACCGCGGACATCCTGGAAGCGGCCACGGCCGGCCAGATCGACGTCGTCTACCTGCTGGGCGCCGACGAGATCGACACGGCCAAGCTGGGCAACTCCTTCGTGATCTACCAGGGTCATCACGGCGACCGGGGTGCCCATCGCGCCGACGTCATCCTGCCCGGTGCCGCCTATACGGAAAAGAACGGCCTGTACGTCAACACCGAGGGCCGGGTCCAGATGGCGCGCATGGCGGTCTTCCCGCTCGGCGAGGCCCGGGAGGACTGGAAGATCCTGCGCGCGCTCGGCGAGCAACTCGGCGTCCGGCTGCCGTATGACAGCCTGGCCCAGGTCCGCAAGCGGCTTGCCGAGACCAGCCCGACCTTCCGGAACATCGAGGGGCTGACGGTCGCCGAGTGGGGACCGTTCGGCCGGCCGGGCCCGGTGGACGCGGCGCCGTTCCGCTGCCCGATAGAAAACTACTACATGACCGACCCGATCAGCCGCGCCTCGGCCACGATGGCGAAATGCACCGAGACCTTCGTGCTGGCTGGCAACGAGAGGACCGGCACCCATGGCTGA
- a CDS encoding NADH-quinone oxidoreductase subunit M, translating to MAGWPILSLTTFLPLVGAAFILLIRGEPDVVARNARNVALWTSLITFVLSVFIWLNFDSSSAAFQMVERVEWIPAFNVYYHMGVDGISVLFVLLSTFLTPLCILSSWESVKTRVKEYMIAFLVLETLMVGMFCALDFVLFYMFFEGVLIPMFLIIGVWGGARRVYAAFKFFLYTLLGSVLMLLAILAMYFVAGTTDLPTLMQTDFPRSMQIWLWLALFASFAVKVPMWPVHTWLPDAHVEAPTAGSVILAGVLLKMGGYGFLRFSIPILPEATEYFTPLIYTLSVVAIIYTSLVALAQEDMKKLIAYSSIAHMGFVTIGMFTMTQQGVEGSLFQMLSHGIVSGALFLCVGVVYDRLHTREIARYGGLVHNMPKYAVVFMIMMLASVGLPGTSGFVGEFLILIGAFQDNTWVAFLATIGIILGAAYMLWLYRRIIFGKITRDDVKGMLDLTPREVAIFVPLIVLVLWMGIYPSSFLNVMSVSVEALITNYQTALADGAGTAVAVR from the coding sequence ATGGCTGGCTGGCCCATCCTGTCGCTGACGACATTCCTGCCGCTCGTCGGTGCCGCGTTCATCCTGCTGATCCGCGGTGAACCCGATGTTGTGGCGCGCAACGCCCGTAACGTGGCGTTGTGGACCTCGCTGATCACCTTCGTGCTGTCGGTGTTCATCTGGTTGAACTTCGACAGTTCCTCCGCCGCGTTCCAGATGGTGGAACGGGTCGAGTGGATCCCGGCGTTCAACGTCTATTACCACATGGGCGTGGACGGCATCTCCGTGCTGTTCGTGCTGCTCTCGACCTTCCTGACGCCGCTCTGCATCCTGTCGAGCTGGGAGTCGGTGAAGACCCGCGTCAAGGAGTACATGATCGCCTTCCTGGTCCTCGAGACCCTGATGGTCGGCATGTTCTGCGCGCTGGACTTCGTCCTCTTCTACATGTTCTTCGAGGGCGTGCTGATCCCGATGTTCCTGATCATCGGGGTCTGGGGCGGCGCCCGGCGCGTCTACGCGGCGTTCAAGTTCTTCCTCTACACGCTGCTCGGCTCGGTGCTGATGCTGCTGGCGATCCTGGCCATGTATTTCGTCGCCGGCACGACCGACTTGCCGACGCTGATGCAGACCGACTTCCCGCGCAGCATGCAGATCTGGCTTTGGCTGGCGCTGTTCGCCTCCTTCGCGGTCAAGGTGCCGATGTGGCCCGTCCACACTTGGCTGCCCGACGCCCACGTGGAGGCGCCGACCGCCGGTTCCGTCATCCTGGCCGGCGTGCTGCTGAAGATGGGCGGCTACGGCTTCCTGCGCTTCTCGATCCCCATCCTGCCCGAGGCGACCGAGTACTTCACCCCGCTGATCTATACCCTGAGCGTGGTGGCAATCATCTACACCTCCCTGGTCGCGCTGGCGCAGGAGGACATGAAGAAGCTGATCGCCTACTCGTCGATCGCCCATATGGGCTTCGTCACGATCGGCATGTTCACCATGACCCAGCAGGGCGTGGAAGGCTCGCTGTTCCAGATGCTCAGCCACGGCATCGTGTCCGGCGCGCTCTTCCTCTGCGTCGGTGTGGTCTACGACCGGCTGCACACCCGCGAGATCGCGCGCTACGGCGGGCTGGTCCACAACATGCCGAAATACGCCGTCGTCTTCATGATCATGATGCTGGCATCGGTCGGGCTGCCCGGCACCAGCGGCTTCGTCGGCGAGTTCCTGATCCTCATCGGCGCGTTCCAGGACAACACCTGGGTGGCGTTCCTGGCGACCATCGGCATCATCCTGGGCGCCGCCTATATGCTGTGGCTCTACCGCCGCATCATCTTCGGCAAGATCACCCGGGACGACGTCAAGGGCATGCTGGACCTCACCCCGCGTGAAGTCGCGATCTTCGTGCCACTGATCGTGCTGGTGCTGTGGATGGGGATCTACCCCTCCAGCTTCCTGAACGTCATGTCGGTGTCGGTCGAAGCCCTGATCACGAATTACCAAACCGCTCTGGCCGACGGTGCCGGTACCGCCGTCGCGGTACGATAA